atgtacctgccctgggagtgtttaatgggactgtactgaggttgagcaggttgggcctgtactcattggaggttagaagaatgagaggtgatcgtattgaaacatacaagatagagggggctcgacaaggtagatgcagagaggatgtttcccctcatgggggaatctacaactggggggcatagtttcagaataagggcccgcctaTCTAGAAATGAAATGAGTAGGAACTTCTTCTCTAAGAGGTtgagaaatctgtggaattctctgccccagagagctgtggaggctgggtcattgaatatatttaagattgaaatagacagatttttgagcgataagggattgaatggttatggggagcgggcggggaagtggagctgagtccatgatcggatcagccatgttcgtattgaatagcggagcaggctcgagggaccaagtggccgactcatgctcctatttcttatggtcttatgtatgCAACCAATGCTgctcctgtcctgggagtgttggatgggacagtgtagtgggagcgttgctctgtatctaaccccgtgctgtacctgccctgggaatgtatgatgggacagtgtagagggaactttactcagtatctaacccgtgctgtacctgccctgggaatgtttgatgggacagtgtagagagagctttactctgtatctaacccgtgctgtacctgccctgggaatgtttgatgggacagtgtagagggagctttactctgtatctaacccgtgctatacctgtcctgggagtgtttcctTGACTTTGTGCCTTTTCTACAGGATGAATTCCCATTACATGCTGGTGTTTGCCTGCCTCTGGGAGCTTGCTCAATCTCATCCCTCAACAGGTAAGCAATGAAGGTGTATGAGTTGCCACTAGTTGCATGCATgtgcaggcatagaaacatagaaacatagaaaatagatgcaggagtaggccatttggcccttcgagcctgcaccgccattcaataaggtgatggctgatcattccctcagtacccctttcctgatttctctccatacctcttgatccctttaaccataagggccatatctaactccctcttgaatatatccaatgaactggcatcaacaactctctgcggcagggaattccacaggttcacaactctccgagtgaagaggtttctcctcatctcagtcctaaatggcctatgccttatcctaagactatgtcccctggttctggacttccccaacatcgggaacattcttcccgcatctaacctgtccagtcccgtcagaatcttatccgtttctatgagatcctctctcatccttcttaactccagtgaatagaggcccagttgatccagtctctcctcatgtgacagtccagccatccctggaatcagtctggtgaaccttcgctgcactccctcaatagcaagaatgtccttcctcagattaggagaccaaaactgtgcacaattttcccggtgaggcctcactgaggccctgtacaactgcagtaagacctacctgctcctatactcaaatcctctagctatgaaaaccaacataccatttgccttcttcaccacttgctgtacctgcatggcaactttcaatgactgatgtattatgacacccaggtctcgttgcacctcccctttttctaatctgccgccattcagataatattctgcctttgtgtttttccaccaaagttgataacttcacatttatccacattatattgcatctgccatgcatttgcccactcacccaacctgtccaagtcaccctgcagcctcttagtgtcctcctcacagctcacaccgccacccagcttagtgttatcagcaaacatggagatattatgctcaattccctcatccaaatcattaatgtatattgtaaagagctggggtcccagcactgagccctccggcaccccactagtcactgcctgccattctgaaaaggatccgttcatcccgactctctgcttcctgtctgccaaccagttctctatccacgtcagtacattacccccaataccatgtgccttaattttgcacaccaatctcttgtgtgggactttgtcaaaagccttttgaaagtccaattacatcacatccactggttctcccttgtccattctactagttacatcctcaaagaattctggaagatttgtcgagcaggatttccctttcataaatccatgctgacttggtcctatcctgtcactgctttccaatgcgctgctatttcacccttaatgattgattccaacattttccccactactgatgtcaggctaaccggtctataattacccgttttctctctccctcctttttaaaaaagtggtgttacattagctaccttccagtccataggaactgatccagagtcgacagactgttggaaaatgatcaccaatgcatccactatttctagggcgacttccttaagtactctgggatgcagaccatcaggccccagggatttatcagccttcaatcccatcaatttcactaacacaatttcccacctaataaggatttcttcagttcctccttctcactagaccctcggtcccctagtatttccggaaggttatttgtgtcttccttcgtgaagacagaaccaaaatatttgtttaactggtccgccatttctttgttccacattataatttcacctgaatttgactgcaagggacctacgtttgttttcactgatctttttctcatcacacatctatggaagcttttgcaatcagtttttatgtttccagcaagcttcctctcatactctattttccccctcctaattaaaccctttgctctcctctgctgtattatcaaattctcccagtcctcaggtttgttgctttttctggccaatttatatgcctcttccttggatttaacactatccttaatttcccttgttagccacggttgagccaccttccccgttttatttttactccagacagcgatgtataattgttgtagttcatacaggtgatctttaaatgtttgccattgcctatccactgccaaccctttaagtatcacttcccagtctattctagccaattcacgtctcataccatcgaagttacctttccttaagttcaggaccctagtctctgaattaactgtgtcgctctccatcttaataaagacttctaccatattatggtcactcttccccaaggggcctcgtacaacaagattgctaattagtcccttctcattacacatcacacagtctaggatggccagccctctagttggttcctcgacatattggtctagaaaaccatccctaatatactccaggaaatcctccttcactgtattgctaccagtttggtttgtccaattaatatgtagattaaagtcgcccatgataactgctgtacctttattgcacgcatccctcatttcttgtttgattctatccccaacctcactactactgtttggtgaactgtgcacaactcccacttgcgttttctgccttttggtattcggtagctccacccataccgattccacatcatccaggctaatgtccctccttactattgcattaatttcctctttaaccagcaatgccaccccacctccttttcctctccgtctatccttgctgaatggtgaatacccctggatgttgagatcccagccttggtcaccctggagccatgtctccgtgatgctaattacatcatatccattaactgctatctgcgcagttaattcatccaccttattccaaatactcctcgcattgaggcacagagcttcaggcttgtctttttaacaccctttacccctttagaattttgctgtaatgtggccctttttgctttttgccttgggtttctctgccctctacttttacttttcttctttctatctttttcttctgcccccattctatttccctctgtctccctgcattggttcccatccccctgccatattagtttaactcctccccaacagcactagcaaacactccccctaggacattggttccggtcctgcccaggtgcagaccgtccggtttatactggtcccacctcccccagaaccggttccattgtcccaggaatttgaatccctcccttctgcatcactcctcaagccacgtattcatctgagttatcctgcgatttctactctgactagcatgtggcactggtagcaatcctgagattactacttttgaggtcctactttttaatttagctcctagctccctaaattcattttgtaggacctcatcccgtgttttacctatatcgttggtaccttttagcaccacgacaactggctgttcaccctcccccttcaaaatgccctgcacccgctccaggacatccttgacccttgcaccagggaggcaacataccatcctggagtcttggttgcagctgcagaaacgcctatctattccccttacaatcgaatccccgatcattatcgctctcccactctttttccggaCTGGCAggaaaccctaaccctaccccatcCTGGGTCTGTGACTGTCTGtattgttctgtgtgtgtgtgtgtgtgtgtgtgtgtgtgtgatgggatactgaccatacaatcatagaCTCACACGTACAACAGGAGACcagtcggcccatcctgcctgtgctggctctgtgacagagcgattgaATTACTCCCAGTCCCCAGCTCGTTCCCCATCAACCTGCAAATGTTTCctgttcaaatatttatccagttcccttttcaaagttattattgaatctgcttccaccgctagttcaggcagtgtgttccagatcacaaacactcgctgcgtaaatacatGTTTTCTCATctggcctctggttcttttgtcaatcaccttcaaTCCTGACCTTCGGTGAAAGTTGAGTAAAAGTTAACCCTTTCAACACCTTTCATCCTCCTGTTTTCAGGAAATCTGGCTGCGACCATTCGGGCGACCCAGTCCAGTATCGCAAATTATCTGGGATATGCTGGGAATGCAATTGATGGAAATAACAACACCGATTACAGTATGGGATCATGCAGCCGCACAGCAAATGAAGAATCTCCTTGGTGGAGAGTTGATATGTTCTACCGTTACCAAGTAAAACGTGTTCGAATCACCACCAGCAGCGATGGACCCGGCTTGACAGGAGCAGAAATCCGCATCGGAGAAAATATCAACAACAGCCCCCTGTAATATACACCCCCGTAATATACACCCCTGTAATATACACACTTGTAATATACACCCTTGTAATATATACCCCTGTAATGTACATCCCCTATAATGTACACCCCCTGTATTGTACACCCACTGTAATATACACCCCCGTAATATACACCCCTGAAATATACACTTTCTATAATATGCACCCTCTAATACACACCCCCTTTAATATACATCACTGTAATATACACCACTGTAATATACACCTCTGTAATATGCACCCCTGTAATATACACCTCTGTAATATACCCCCCCTGTAATATACACCCCTGTAGTATTCACCCCTGTAATATACACCACTGTAATATACACACCCTGTAATATACATAACCTGTAATATACATACCCTGTAATATGCACCCCTGTAATATACACCCTGTAATATACATACCCTGTAATATACATACCCTGTAATATACTCCCCCCTGTAATATACACCCCTGTAATATTCACCCCTGTAATATACACCCCTGTAATATACACCCCTGTAATATTCACCCCTGTAATATACACCCCTGTAATATACCCCCCCTGTAATATACACACCCTGTAATATACATACCCTGTAATATGCACCCCTGTAATATACATACCCTGTAATATACTTCCCCCTGTAATATACACCCCTGTAATATTCACCCCTGTAATATACACCACTTTAATATACACACCCTGTAATATACATACCCTGTAATATACATACCCTGTAATATGCACCCCTGTAATTTAAACCCTGTAATATACATACCCTGTAATATACACCCTGTAATACACACCCTGTACTATACACCCTGTATTATGCACCCTGTAATATACACCCTTGTAATATACACTCCCTATAATATGCACCCAGTAATATACACACCCTTTAATATACACCCCTGTAATATACACCCCTGGTAATATACACACCCTGTAATAAACACGCTGTAATATACACAACCTGTAATATACATACTCTGTAATATACATAATCTATAATATACACCCCTGTAATATATACATCCTGTAATAGACACACCCTGTTATATACATACCGTGTAATATACACCCCTGTAACATACACCCTGCAATATACACCCCTGTAATATACATCCTGTTATATATATCCCCTGTAATATACACCCCTGTAATATACATCCTGTAATATACAACACCTCTAATATACACCCCGCTAATATACACAccctgtgaggccacacctggagtattatgtacagttttggtctcctaacttgaggaaggacattcttgctattgagggagtgcagcgaaggttcaccagactgattcccgggatggcgggactgacctatcaagaaagactggatcaactgggcttgtattcactggagttcagaagaatgagaggggacctcatagaaacgtttaaaattctgatgggtttagacaggttagatgcaggaagaatgttcccaatgttggggaagtccagaatcaggggtcacagtctaaggataaggggtaagccatttaggaccgagatgaggagaaacttcttcacccagagagtggtgaacctgtggaattctctaccacagaaagttgttgaggccaattcactaaatatattcaaaaaggagttagatgtagtccttattactagggggatcaagggatatggtgagaaagcaggaatggggtactgaagttgcatgttcagccacgaactcattgaatggtggtgcaggctagaagggccgaatggcctactcctgcacctattttctatgtttctatgtttcttaatatACACCCACTGTAATATACATCCCCTGTAATATACACCCTTGTAATATACACCTCTGTAATATACTCCTCTGTAATATACACCTCTCTAATATACACACCCTGTAATATACACACCCTGTAATATAAACCCTGTAATATACGCCCATGTAATATACACCCCCTGTAATATACACCCCCTTTAATGTACACCTCCTGTAATATACACCACCTGTAATATATATCCTCCTGTAATATACACCCTCTGTAGTATACACCCTCTCTAATATACACACCCTGTAATATACACCTCCTTTAATATACACACCCTGTAATATACAGCCCTGTAATATACACCCCTGTAATATACATCATGTTTAATATAAACCCCATGTAATATATACCCTCTGCAATATACTCCCCTGTAATATACACCACTGTAATATACACCCCTGTAATATACCCCCCAGTAATATACACCCCGTTTAATATACACCTTCTGTAATATATACCCCCTGTAATATACTTCACTGTAATATACACCTTCTGTAATATACAACCTGTAATATACAATCCCTGTAATATACATCAACTGTAATATACACCCCTGCAATATACACCCTGTAATATACACCCTATAATATACATCCCCTGTAATTATATATTCACTGTAATATACACCACCCTGTAATATACAGCCCCTGTAATATACACCCCCTGTAACATGCACCCCCTGTAACATGCACCCCCTGTAATATACATTGCCCGTGTAATATACATAGTGTAATATACGCCCTGTATTGTATATCACCCTGTAATTTACATCTCCCTGTAGTGTGTATATTCTTGTAATATACACATGCTGTAATATACACCCCCTGGAATATGCATTCACctgtaatatcatcatcatcataggcagtccctcgaagcgaggatgacttgcttccacgccaaaaaaggatgagttcacaggtgtttcaatgaaggacctaatattccagatcccgaactacatccggaagggtggaagatgcctgtgggtggatttttttaacgtgtggtgaccgttgcacaccagccaccacacgggctcgacagagcgaggtcttggtccagtggcaagggttaaccaggacgactggagacctgctctgctgcacggacccagtgcgctcacatcgcagtgtgggctgggcccgtgctgcccctgggcccctggccccgaactcgcgcctctcctgggccccgatcacgtcgctctacaatctctcgccgctcattcgccccgacctcgctgctcctgctgtacctgcccacgctccaatcagcgacctggaccgtggtgatgtcactcttcgctgccgtcgccctcctgcaccagctcgcaccgtACCCTGCCGCGGTACACcatcacgctgcccatggccggcacttgctgctccttttatgtggcaccttgtcaaatgccttcggaagtccaaataaaccacatccagtggttcccctttatccaccctgttcgttacatcctcaaagaactccagcaaatttgtcaaacatgactttcccttcataaatccatgctgactctgcctgatcgaattatacttttccaaatgtcctgctgctgcttctttaataatgaactgccacattttcccaaccacagatgttctctCCTGTAATATACATCCCCTCTCATAACCATCTCATGTAATATACAC
This DNA window, taken from Pristiophorus japonicus isolate sPriJap1 chromosome 5, sPriJap1.hap1, whole genome shotgun sequence, encodes the following:
- the LOC139264788 gene encoding fucolectin-5-like, translating into MNSHYMLVFACLWELAQSHPSTGNLAATIRATQSSIANYLGYAGNAIDGNNNTDYSMGSCSRTANEESPWWRVDMFYRYQVKRVRITTSSDGPGLTGAEIRIGENINNSPLCANIESLPAGQAAEFTCERGKVPGRYLTIIVPDYKTNLTLCEVEVFGFHDPLEAEDGHSSLISD